The Serratia rhizosphaerae genome has a segment encoding these proteins:
- a CDS encoding PLP-dependent aminotransferase family protein gives MPRKAKLIEIPAIGPLDRQAGSLSRQLSQALRTAVRQGKLRAGDPLPSTRALAVALRLSRGTVSVAYEQLVAEGVLTALGGSGTRVAPIDSPPPASAVLPGAQCGEPALSEQAQAFARFAGGLKPLLPAPFTVSLPVGDTAPGDIWRRLGNRVRARGPGAPDGYGDPLGALPLRRAICEYVRQSRSVICTPEQIVVTCGTQQGLYLAAQILLDAGDRAWVEDPAYPGVTALFSTALRDRQMVRVPVGADGIDVATGRMMAPDARAAFVTPSHQYPLGMPMSMAQRSALLAWARETNAWIVEDDYDSEMRYDGHPFPALQGQDPARVIYLGTFSKVLFPSLRLGYAIVPPPLVGAFCGARILMDRHPPNADQYVLAQFMAEGHLARHLRRMRSLYAEKRRVVIDAVGRHINAELAELQPCDQGMHMVLWLRRGLDDRHVERLAQEAGVSVRALSSMYAVGRGRTGLILGLGGYSDRQVEQAVITLNRLLLTASRCG, from the coding sequence ATGCCACGCAAAGCTAAACTTATTGAAATCCCTGCTATCGGCCCCCTTGATCGGCAGGCTGGGTCACTTAGCCGCCAGCTGTCGCAGGCGCTGAGGACGGCGGTGCGGCAGGGGAAGCTGCGGGCGGGCGATCCCCTGCCTTCTACGCGTGCGCTGGCCGTGGCGCTGCGTCTGTCGCGCGGCACGGTGTCCGTCGCCTATGAACAGCTGGTCGCCGAAGGCGTACTGACGGCACTGGGCGGGTCGGGCACGCGCGTGGCGCCGATTGATTCGCCGCCGCCGGCATCGGCGGTGTTGCCCGGCGCCCAATGCGGCGAGCCGGCGCTTTCTGAACAGGCGCAGGCGTTCGCCCGCTTTGCCGGTGGTTTGAAACCGCTGTTGCCTGCTCCGTTTACCGTGTCGCTGCCTGTCGGTGATACGGCGCCGGGGGATATCTGGCGTCGACTTGGCAACCGGGTGCGTGCGCGCGGGCCGGGCGCGCCGGATGGCTATGGCGATCCGTTGGGGGCGCTGCCGCTGCGTCGCGCAATCTGTGAGTATGTGCGTCAGTCGCGTTCGGTAATTTGTACGCCGGAACAGATTGTGGTGACCTGCGGCACCCAGCAGGGCTTGTATCTGGCGGCGCAAATTTTACTGGATGCCGGCGATCGCGCCTGGGTCGAGGATCCTGCCTATCCCGGTGTGACCGCGTTGTTCTCGACGGCGCTGCGCGACCGGCAGATGGTGCGGGTGCCGGTCGGCGCAGACGGTATCGACGTCGCCACCGGCAGGATGATGGCGCCCGATGCCAGGGCGGCGTTTGTCACGCCTTCGCACCAGTACCCGCTGGGAATGCCGATGAGTATGGCGCAGCGCAGCGCTCTGTTGGCCTGGGCCCGTGAAACTAACGCCTGGATTGTGGAGGACGATTACGACAGCGAGATGCGCTATGACGGCCATCCTTTTCCTGCGCTGCAAGGGCAGGATCCGGCGCGCGTTATCTATCTGGGCACCTTCAGTAAGGTGCTGTTTCCTTCGTTGCGACTGGGTTATGCCATCGTGCCGCCGCCGCTGGTCGGCGCATTTTGCGGCGCGCGTATTCTGATGGACAGGCATCCGCCGAATGCCGACCAGTACGTGCTGGCGCAGTTTATGGCGGAAGGGCATCTGGCGCGCCACCTGCGGCGGATGCGCAGTCTGTATGCGGAAAAACGGCGGGTGGTGATCGACGCCGTCGGCCGGCATATTAACGCCGAACTGGCGGAGCTGCAGCCCTGCGATCAGGGCATGCATATGGTGCTGTGGCTGCGGCGCGGGCTGGACGATCGGCATGTCGAACGGTTGGCGCAGGAGGCCGGCGTGTCGGTACGGGCGCTGTCGTCGATGTATGCCGTCGGTCGCGGACGTACCGGGTTGATTCTCGGCCTGGGCGGCTACAGCGACCGGCAGGTGGAGCAAGCGGTCATCACGCTGAATCGCCTGCTGCTGACGGCCAGCCGGTGCGGATGA
- a CDS encoding fructosamine kinase family protein has product MWQAVSRLLSEHLGSAEIRERTELPGGEIHPAWRVSYGDSEVFVKNDARELLPVFTAEADQLALLARSKTVRVPEVYGVGSDRDYSFLLLEHLELKPLEAHGAYCLGQQLAHLHRWSEQPQFGLDFDNHLATSPQPNAWQRRWAEFFAEQRIGWQLQLAAEKGMSFGDIDELVDIVYLRLQHHQPQPSLLHGDLWPANCAMTRDGPVLFDPACYWGDRECDLAMLPLYPNLPPQIYDGYQSVWPLPTDFIKRQPLYQLYYLLNRSNLFGGQHLVAAQQAIDALLHPQDA; this is encoded by the coding sequence ATGTGGCAAGCCGTTAGCCGTCTGTTAAGTGAACATCTTGGCAGCGCAGAAATCCGCGAAAGGACTGAACTGCCCGGTGGCGAAATCCACCCGGCATGGCGCGTGAGTTACGGTGACAGCGAGGTGTTTGTGAAAAACGACGCCCGTGAGTTACTGCCTGTTTTTACCGCCGAAGCCGATCAGCTGGCGCTGCTGGCCCGCAGTAAAACGGTGCGCGTGCCGGAGGTGTACGGCGTGGGCAGCGATCGCGACTACAGCTTTCTCCTGCTGGAGCATCTGGAGCTCAAACCGCTGGAAGCGCACGGTGCCTACTGTCTGGGACAGCAGTTGGCGCACCTGCACCGCTGGAGCGAACAGCCGCAGTTCGGCCTCGACTTCGACAACCACCTGGCCACCTCACCCCAACCCAACGCCTGGCAGCGTCGCTGGGCGGAATTCTTCGCCGAACAGCGCATCGGCTGGCAGCTGCAGCTGGCGGCGGAGAAAGGCATGTCCTTCGGCGATATTGATGAGCTGGTGGATATCGTCTATCTGCGTCTGCAACACCACCAGCCGCAGCCCTCACTGCTGCACGGCGATCTCTGGCCGGCCAACTGCGCCATGACCCGCGACGGGCCGGTACTGTTCGACCCTGCCTGCTACTGGGGCGACCGGGAGTGCGATCTGGCGATGCTGCCGCTCTACCCGAATCTGCCGCCGCAGATCTACGACGGCTACCAAAGCGTCTGGCCGCTGCCGACAGACTTTATCAAGCGTCAGCCGCTGTACCAGCTCTACTACCTGCTCAACCGCAGCAACCTGTTCGGCGGGCAACATCTGGTGGCGGCGCAGCAGGCCATCGACGCGCTGCTGCATCCGCAGGACGCCTGA
- a CDS encoding YniB family protein: MTYQQAGRIGIIKQILGWVLFILALVSTLISLLNFVYQYSEKTKGINAVVIDFVHVIVDMVRFNTPFLNLFWYNSPVPGLDKSLFSGGNLMFIIIYLLIFVGLALRASGARMTRQVKFIRERLEDQLILEQAKGAEGLTREQLESRISLPHHSIFLQYFPLYVLPVTIAVVAYFVISLLGKLAAGA; the protein is encoded by the coding sequence ATGACGTATCAACAGGCAGGGCGTATTGGCATTATCAAACAAATTCTGGGGTGGGTGCTGTTTATCCTGGCGTTAGTGTCGACGCTGATTTCATTGCTGAATTTTGTTTACCAATACAGTGAAAAAACCAAAGGCATCAATGCGGTGGTGATCGACTTCGTGCACGTCATCGTCGATATGGTGCGTTTCAATACGCCATTCCTTAACCTGTTCTGGTATAACTCGCCGGTGCCGGGGCTGGATAAGAGCCTGTTCAGCGGCGGCAACCTGATGTTTATTATTATCTACCTGCTGATTTTCGTCGGTCTGGCGCTGCGCGCTTCCGGCGCGCGTATGACGCGGCAGGTGAAGTTTATCCGCGAACGGCTGGAGGACCAGCTGATTCTGGAGCAGGCGAAAGGGGCGGAAGGACTGACGCGCGAACAGCTGGAGTCGCGTATTTCACTGCCGCATCACAGCATTTTCCTGCAGTATTTCCCGCTGTATGTGTTGCCAGTGACGATTGCGGTGGTGGCTTACTTCGTGATTAGCCTGCTGGGCAAACTGGCCGCCGGCGCGTAA
- the hxpB gene encoding hexitol phosphatase HxpB — MAYSQRIESAIFDMDGLLIDSEPLWLQAELDIFGSLGLDLSDRDKLPDTLGLRIDLVVEMWYQAMPWQGASREQVSARIIERAIELVQERRPLLPGVTQALELCRSLDLNIGLASASPLHMQQQVLNMFGLEHYFDQLVSAEYLPYSKPHPEVYLIAAERLGSDPLRCITLEDSFNGMIATKAARMRSIVVPAAEYRQDPRWALADYQLTSLEQLTPSHLS, encoded by the coding sequence ATGGCTTATTCGCAACGCATTGAAAGCGCAATTTTTGATATGGACGGCTTACTGATTGATTCAGAACCCTTATGGTTGCAGGCCGAGCTGGATATTTTCGGTTCGCTCGGCTTGGATCTTTCCGACCGTGACAAACTGCCGGATACCCTGGGGCTGCGCATCGATCTGGTGGTAGAGATGTGGTATCAGGCCATGCCGTGGCAGGGGGCGTCGCGGGAGCAGGTTTCCGCCCGTATTATTGAGCGCGCCATTGAGCTGGTGCAGGAACGCCGCCCGCTGCTGCCGGGGGTTACGCAGGCGCTGGAGCTCTGCCGCAGCCTCGATCTGAATATCGGTCTGGCTTCCGCCTCGCCGCTGCATATGCAGCAACAGGTACTGAATATGTTCGGTCTGGAACACTATTTTGACCAGCTGGTTTCCGCAGAATATCTGCCGTACAGCAAGCCGCACCCGGAAGTATATCTGATTGCCGCCGAGCGGCTGGGCAGCGATCCGCTGCGCTGCATTACGTTGGAGGACTCATTCAACGGCATGATCGCCACCAAGGCGGCGCGCATGCGCTCTATCGTGGTGCCGGCCGCAGAGTATCGCCAGGATCCGCGCTGGGCACTGGCTGACTATCAGTTGACGTCGCTGGAGCAGTTGACGCCGTCTCACCTTTCCTGA
- the kduI gene encoding 5-dehydro-4-deoxy-D-glucuronate isomerase translates to MDVRQSIHSDHAKQLDTAGLRREFLIEKIFEDDQYTMTYSHIDRIIIGGIQPRRQSVTIGDEVGKQLGVGYFLERREMGIINIGGAGLIEVDGQSYEIGTEEALYIGQGARQLSFRSVDAERPAKFYYNSAPAHTHYPNKKITLADAAPQTLGDDATSNRRTINKFIVPDVLPTCQLTMGLTKLAAGSLWNTMPCHTHERRMEVYFYFDMEDETAVFHMMGQPQETRHLLVHNEQAVISPSWSIHAGVGTKRYTFIWGMVGENQVFGDMDHLAVSELR, encoded by the coding sequence ATGGACGTCCGTCAAAGCATTCACAGCGATCACGCCAAACAGCTCGACACCGCCGGATTACGCCGAGAATTTCTGATTGAAAAGATTTTCGAGGACGACCAGTACACCATGACCTACAGCCATATTGACCGCATTATCATCGGCGGCATCCAGCCGCGCCGGCAAAGCGTCACCATCGGCGATGAAGTCGGCAAACAGCTGGGCGTCGGTTACTTTCTCGAACGGCGGGAAATGGGCATCATCAATATCGGCGGCGCCGGTTTGATCGAGGTCGACGGGCAAAGCTACGAGATCGGCACGGAAGAAGCGCTGTATATCGGCCAGGGCGCCCGACAGCTGTCGTTCCGCAGCGTCGACGCCGAACGACCGGCCAAGTTCTATTACAACAGCGCACCGGCGCATACCCACTACCCCAACAAGAAAATCACCCTGGCCGACGCCGCGCCGCAGACCCTGGGCGACGACGCCACCAGCAACCGGCGCACCATTAACAAATTTATCGTGCCCGACGTGTTGCCGACCTGCCAGCTGACGATGGGGCTGACCAAGCTGGCCGCCGGCAGCCTGTGGAACACCATGCCGTGCCATACCCATGAACGGCGCATGGAGGTCTACTTTTACTTCGATATGGAAGATGAAACCGCAGTGTTCCATATGATGGGGCAGCCACAGGAGACCCGCCATCTGCTGGTGCACAACGAACAGGCGGTGATCTCCCCCAGTTGGTCGATCCACGCCGGCGTCGGCACCAAGCGCTACACCTTTATCTGGGGCATGGTGGGCGAAAATCAGGTGTTCGGCGATATGGACCACCTGGCCGTCAGCGAGCTGCGCTAA
- the kduD gene encoding 2-dehydro-3-deoxy-D-gluconate 5-dehydrogenase KduD: MTINSFDLTGKVAMVTGCDTGLGQGMAVGLARAGCDIIGVNRSDPEQTSAQVNALGRRFLKLHADLSRTDVIPALIDSAVAEFGHIDILVNNAGIIRREDALDFSEQDWDDVMNINTKTLFFLSQAVARQFIRQGGGGKIINIASMLSYQGGIRVPSYTASKSAVMGLTRLLANEWAKHGINVNALAPGYMATNNTQQLRADAGRNQEILERIPAGRWGVPQDMMGPVVFLASSASDYVNGYTLAVDGGWLAR; the protein is encoded by the coding sequence ATGACCATCAATTCCTTTGATTTAACCGGCAAAGTCGCCATGGTAACCGGCTGCGACACCGGGCTCGGCCAAGGTATGGCAGTCGGGCTGGCACGGGCCGGCTGCGATATTATCGGCGTCAACCGCAGCGATCCCGAACAGACCAGTGCACAGGTTAACGCGCTGGGCCGGCGCTTTCTCAAGCTGCATGCCGATCTCAGCCGTACCGACGTCATCCCCGCGCTGATTGACAGTGCCGTCGCCGAATTCGGCCATATCGATATTCTGGTGAATAACGCCGGAATTATCCGCCGGGAAGACGCACTCGATTTCAGCGAGCAAGACTGGGACGACGTGATGAATATCAATACCAAGACGCTGTTTTTCCTGTCGCAGGCGGTGGCCCGGCAGTTTATCCGGCAGGGCGGCGGCGGTAAAATTATCAACATCGCCTCCATGCTGTCGTACCAGGGCGGCATCCGCGTGCCTTCTTATACCGCCTCCAAAAGCGCGGTGATGGGTCTGACCCGCCTGCTGGCCAACGAGTGGGCCAAACACGGCATCAACGTCAATGCTCTGGCGCCCGGCTATATGGCCACCAACAACACGCAGCAGCTGCGGGCCGACGCGGGGCGTAATCAGGAGATACTGGAGCGTATTCCCGCCGGCCGCTGGGGCGTGCCGCAGGATATGATGGGGCCGGTGGTCTTTTTGGCGTCATCGGCGTCTGACTATGTCAATGGCTACACGCTGGCAGTGGACGGCGGCTGGCTGGCGCGCTAA
- a CDS encoding metal-dependent hydrolase, whose product MTAEGHLIFSVACAIFAKKAEVTPVLADGDWWHIIPAALLTSLLPDIDHPKSLLGQRLSWIAKPIARAFGHRGFTHSLLAIAGGMMLFQLNVPRSWPIPADALHAMIIGYFSHLVADMLTPSGVPLLWPCRWRFRLPLLNSQQGNQLERVLCLALVAFAIYWPGGCTIPVQSYFEQLKNIRW is encoded by the coding sequence ATGACCGCGGAAGGACACCTTATTTTTTCTGTCGCTTGCGCGATCTTCGCCAAGAAGGCGGAAGTGACGCCGGTACTCGCCGACGGCGACTGGTGGCATATCATCCCCGCCGCCCTGCTGACCTCACTGCTGCCTGATATCGATCATCCCAAATCGCTGCTCGGCCAGCGCCTCAGCTGGATCGCCAAGCCGATCGCCCGCGCCTTTGGCCACCGTGGCTTCACCCACAGTCTGCTGGCCATCGCCGGCGGCATGATGCTGTTCCAGCTGAACGTACCGCGCAGCTGGCCCATTCCCGCCGATGCGCTGCACGCCATGATTATCGGCTACTTCAGTCACCTGGTCGCCGATATGCTCACGCCGTCCGGCGTGCCGCTGCTCTGGCCCTGCCGCTGGCGCTTTCGTCTGCCTCTGCTCAATTCGCAGCAGGGTAATCAATTGGAGCGCGTGTTGTGCCTCGCACTGGTCGCCTTTGCCATTTACTGGCCGGGCGGCTGCACCATTCCGGTGCAGTCATATTTTGAACAGTTGAAAAATATTAGATGGTGA
- a CDS encoding L-cystine transporter: MNLPLVINVVVFVALLLLLAQSRHKQWSLAKKVLVGLVLGVVFGLALQLIYGAENPLLKESISWFNIVGNGYVQLLQMVVMPLVFVSILSAVAKLHNASSLGKISFLSIGTLLFTTLIAALVGVLVTNLFGLSAEGLVQGTQESARLAAIQSNYVGKVADLTVPQLVLSFVPKNPFADLTGASPTSIISVVIFAAFLGVAALQLLKDDQAKGQRVLTAIDTLQSWVMKLVRLVMKLTPYGVMALMTKVVASSNIHEIIKLGSFVVASYLGLAIMFGVHALLLSFTGVNPVKFFRKVWPVITFAFTSRSSAASIPLNVEAQTRRLGVPESIASFSASFGATIGQNGCAGLYPAMLAVMVAPTVGINPLDPMWIATLVGIVTVSSAGVAGVGGGATFAALIVLPALGLPVTLVALLISVEPLIDMGRTALNVSGSMTAGTVTSQLMKQTDKSVMDSEDDVELAHQ; this comes from the coding sequence ATGAATTTACCGCTCGTCATTAACGTGGTGGTTTTTGTCGCCCTCCTTTTGCTGTTGGCGCAATCCCGCCATAAGCAATGGAGCCTGGCGAAAAAAGTACTGGTAGGTCTGGTGCTCGGCGTAGTGTTTGGCCTGGCGCTGCAGCTGATCTACGGTGCGGAAAACCCACTGCTGAAAGAATCCATCAGCTGGTTCAACATTGTCGGCAACGGCTATGTGCAACTGCTGCAAATGGTTGTCATGCCACTGGTGTTCGTCTCGATCCTGAGCGCGGTCGCCAAGCTGCATAACGCCTCCTCACTCGGCAAGATCAGTTTCCTGTCGATCGGCACGCTGCTGTTCACCACGCTGATCGCCGCGCTGGTGGGGGTGTTGGTCACCAACCTGTTCGGCCTGAGCGCCGAAGGTCTGGTGCAGGGCACGCAGGAAAGCGCACGTCTGGCCGCTATTCAGAGCAACTATGTCGGTAAAGTCGCCGACCTGACGGTGCCGCAGCTGGTGCTGTCGTTCGTGCCGAAAAACCCGTTTGCCGATCTGACCGGCGCCAGCCCGACCTCGATCATCAGCGTGGTGATTTTCGCCGCCTTCCTCGGCGTGGCCGCGCTGCAGCTGCTGAAGGACGATCAGGCGAAAGGCCAGCGCGTCCTGACCGCTATCGATACCCTGCAGTCCTGGGTGATGAAGCTGGTGCGCCTGGTGATGAAGCTGACGCCATACGGCGTGATGGCGCTGATGACCAAAGTGGTTGCCAGCTCCAACATTCATGAGATCATCAAGCTGGGCAGCTTTGTGGTCGCCTCCTACCTCGGCCTGGCGATTATGTTCGGCGTACATGCGCTGCTGCTGAGCTTTACCGGCGTTAATCCGGTGAAATTCTTCCGTAAAGTGTGGCCGGTGATCACCTTCGCCTTTACCAGCCGTTCCAGCGCCGCCAGCATTCCGCTGAATGTGGAAGCGCAGACTCGTCGCCTGGGCGTACCGGAGTCGATCGCCAGCTTCTCGGCATCGTTCGGCGCCACCATCGGTCAGAACGGCTGTGCCGGTCTGTATCCGGCAATGCTGGCGGTTATGGTTGCGCCAACCGTCGGCATCAACCCGCTGGATCCGATGTGGATTGCCACGCTGGTTGGTATTGTCACCGTCAGTTCCGCAGGCGTTGCCGGCGTGGGCGGCGGCGCCACCTTCGCCGCGCTGATCGTACTGCCGGCGCTCGGCCTGCCGGTCACGCTGGTCGCCCTGCTGATCTCCGTTGAGCCGCTGATCGATATGGGCCGTACCGCGCTGAACGTCAGCGGTTCAATGACCGCCGGTACCGTCACCAGCCAGCTGATGAAGCAAACCGACAAGTCGGTGATGGACAGCGAAGACGACGTGGAGCTGGCTCACCAGTAA
- the phnX gene encoding phosphonoacetaldehyde hydrolase, translating into MQQVNAVILDWAGTTVDFGSFAPTQIFVEAFQQTFGIDITLEEARIPMGLGKWQHIEALGKLPGIDARWRAKLGRSMTPQDIDALYQAFMPLQIAKVVDFAEPIAGVPEVIAELRRQGIKIGSCSGYPRAVMDVLAPAAAARGYAPDYWVATDDLAAGGRPGPWMALQNVIALGVDAVGHCVKVDDAVPGIAEGLNAGMWSVGLALSGNEFGVQWQEYQRMDAAEVARRRGLAAEKLYAAGAHYVIDTLAELPGILDAIDRRLANGERP; encoded by the coding sequence ATGCAACAGGTTAACGCCGTTATTCTCGACTGGGCCGGCACCACGGTGGATTTTGGCTCCTTTGCGCCGACACAGATTTTCGTCGAGGCCTTCCAACAGACCTTTGGTATCGACATCACTCTGGAGGAGGCGCGTATTCCGATGGGGTTGGGCAAATGGCAGCATATCGAGGCGCTGGGCAAACTGCCCGGGATTGACGCCCGCTGGCGGGCGAAGCTGGGGCGCTCAATGACTCCTCAGGATATCGATGCGCTGTACCAGGCGTTTATGCCGCTGCAGATTGCCAAGGTGGTGGATTTCGCCGAGCCGATTGCCGGCGTGCCCGAGGTGATTGCCGAACTGCGGCGGCAGGGTATAAAAATCGGCTCCTGTTCCGGCTATCCGCGCGCGGTGATGGACGTGCTGGCGCCGGCCGCCGCTGCACGCGGCTATGCGCCGGACTATTGGGTGGCGACGGACGATCTGGCTGCCGGCGGCCGCCCGGGGCCGTGGATGGCGCTGCAGAATGTGATTGCGCTGGGCGTCGACGCCGTCGGCCACTGCGTGAAGGTGGATGATGCCGTGCCGGGCATTGCCGAAGGGCTGAATGCCGGCATGTGGAGCGTGGGACTGGCGCTGTCCGGCAATGAGTTCGGTGTTCAGTGGCAGGAGTACCAACGGATGGATGCCGCCGAGGTAGCGCGGCGGCGTGGGCTGGCGGCGGAGAAGCTCTATGCCGCCGGCGCCCATTACGTGATTGACACGCTGGCGGAGTTGCCGGGCATATTGGACGCGATCGACCGGCGGCTGGCAAACGGCGAGCGGCCGTAG
- the phnW gene encoding 2-aminoethylphosphonate--pyruvate transaminase produces the protein MNDRDYLLLTPGPLTTSDTVKQAMLFDSCTWDEDYNIGVVQTIRARLETLATASSGYTSVLLQGSGSYAVEAVLGTAFGVQDKVLIVSNGAYGARMAEMAALMGIDHHCYDCGEVAEPDVAAMEALLLADARISHIAMVHCETTTGMLNPLAQVAALAARRGKTFIVDAMSSFGGIPLDVEQLGIDFLISSANKCIQGVPGFAFVIARRSELEKCVGRSRSLSLDLYAQWRCMEDHAGKWRFTSPTHSVLAFAQALRELDLEGGIAARYARYGENQRRLVAGMRALGFETLLDDALHSPIITAFYSPRAGNYRFGEFYQRLKRQGFVIYPGKVSHSDCFRIGNIGEVYPQDIDRLLDAVGRAMYWQQ, from the coding sequence ATGAACGATCGCGATTACCTGCTGTTGACGCCCGGCCCGCTGACCACCTCTGATACGGTGAAGCAGGCAATGCTGTTCGACAGCTGTACCTGGGATGAGGATTACAATATCGGCGTAGTCCAGACGATTCGCGCCCGCCTGGAAACATTGGCCACCGCCTCGTCCGGCTACACCTCGGTGCTGCTGCAGGGCAGCGGCAGCTATGCGGTGGAAGCGGTGCTGGGGACGGCGTTCGGCGTGCAGGATAAGGTGCTGATCGTCAGCAACGGCGCCTATGGCGCGCGAATGGCGGAGATGGCGGCGCTGATGGGCATCGATCACCACTGTTATGACTGCGGAGAAGTGGCGGAACCTGACGTGGCGGCGATGGAAGCGCTGCTGCTGGCCGATGCGCGCATCAGCCATATCGCAATGGTGCATTGTGAAACCACCACCGGCATGCTTAATCCGTTGGCGCAGGTGGCGGCGCTGGCGGCACGCCGGGGGAAGACCTTTATCGTTGACGCGATGAGCAGCTTCGGCGGCATTCCGCTGGACGTGGAGCAGTTGGGGATCGATTTTCTGATCAGCTCGGCCAACAAATGCATTCAGGGCGTGCCGGGTTTCGCCTTTGTGATCGCCCGACGCAGCGAACTGGAAAAATGCGTCGGCCGTTCGCGTTCTCTGTCGTTGGATCTGTATGCCCAGTGGCGCTGTATGGAAGACCACGCCGGAAAGTGGCGTTTCACCTCACCGACCCACAGCGTACTGGCTTTTGCGCAGGCGCTGCGTGAGCTGGATCTGGAGGGCGGTATCGCCGCGCGCTATGCGCGTTATGGTGAAAACCAGCGCCGGTTGGTGGCGGGGATGCGCGCACTGGGGTTTGAAACCCTGCTGGATGATGCGCTGCACTCGCCGATTATCACCGCGTTTTACTCCCCACGGGCGGGAAATTACCGCTTCGGCGAGTTTTACCAACGTTTAAAACGCCAGGGGTTTGTTATCTACCCCGGCAAAGTGTCGCACAGCGACTGTTTCCGTATCGGCAACATCGGCGAGGTCTATCCGCAGGATATCGACCGTCTGCTGGACGCCGTCGGTCGCGCCATGTACTGGCAACAATAA
- the phnR gene encoding phosphonate utilization transcriptional regulator PhnR — protein MKHPQGDLPHYLQIKAQLQSRISSGALKAGDKLPSERELCVAFSTTRITIRESLAQLEASGAIYRADRRGWFVTPERLRLDPTQNTNFHRLCQEQGRQARTALLAGEHVGASPEVGQALALEPGARIYLLRRVRYADERAICYCENHCLPQRVPGLLQHDLNGSLTEIYQQHYQLLYSSMHLSFYPTALPPEAAAALGAMVGLPALLLRRLNYDRHGHILDFDIEYWRHDSLRIEVDTQ, from the coding sequence ATGAAACACCCTCAGGGCGATCTCCCCCACTATCTGCAGATCAAAGCGCAGTTACAGTCACGGATTAGCAGCGGTGCGCTGAAGGCCGGGGATAAGCTGCCCTCCGAACGGGAGCTGTGCGTGGCCTTTTCCACTACGCGTATCACCATTCGAGAAAGCCTGGCGCAGTTGGAGGCCAGCGGCGCCATCTATCGTGCCGACCGCCGCGGCTGGTTTGTCACGCCCGAACGGCTGCGACTGGACCCGACGCAGAACACCAATTTTCACCGTTTATGTCAGGAACAGGGACGGCAGGCGCGCACTGCGCTGCTGGCGGGGGAACACGTCGGCGCATCGCCGGAGGTGGGACAGGCATTGGCGCTCGAGCCAGGCGCGCGGATCTACCTGCTGCGCCGGGTGCGCTATGCCGACGAACGGGCCATCTGTTATTGCGAGAACCACTGTTTACCGCAGCGGGTGCCGGGGCTGCTGCAGCACGATCTGAACGGCAGCCTGACCGAGATTTATCAGCAGCATTACCAACTGCTCTACAGCAGCATGCACCTGTCGTTTTACCCCACCGCGCTGCCGCCCGAGGCCGCCGCCGCGCTGGGGGCAATGGTCGGCCTGCCCGCCCTGCTGCTGCGCCGTCTGAATTACGATCGGCACGGGCACATTCTTGATTTTGATATTGAGTACTGGCGCCATGACAGCCTGCGTATTGAGGTCGATACACAGTAA
- a CDS encoding DUF1493 family protein, whose product MVTEQEVLDFFRDELSVPLTWTMKMVPLELDTMLQDYAVGDEFFYAIEDYAEKFDVDVSSIDMRYYYPWENLSRWERWTKYQKADVEKTRKPLTVRMFAESAKAGRWLYD is encoded by the coding sequence ATGGTAACGGAGCAGGAGGTTTTAGATTTTTTCCGCGATGAGTTATCTGTTCCTCTTACCTGGACGATGAAGATGGTTCCGCTTGAACTGGATACTATGCTGCAGGACTACGCTGTAGGTGACGAATTCTTCTATGCGATTGAGGACTACGCTGAAAAATTCGATGTAGATGTATCGTCCATCGATATGCGCTACTACTACCCTTGGGAAAATTTATCTCGTTGGGAGCGTTGGACCAAATACCAAAAAGCTGATGTAGAAAAGACCAGAAAGCCTTTAACCGTGCGTATGTTCGCCGAGTCTGCCAAGGCCGGGCGTTGGCTGTATGATTAA